From a region of the Mus pahari chromosome 12, PAHARI_EIJ_v1.1, whole genome shotgun sequence genome:
- the Nlrc3 gene encoding NLR family CARD domain-containing protein 3, which produces MRKQEVWSDRQTCLAYRAGSPAEQVKALVELLAGKDSQLLQAWDKMPDSPLGSQSNEARIPKHSEVPLSRVGNDPELGSPSHRLASLMLVEGLTDLQLKEHDFTQVEATRGVWRPARALTLDRLFLPLSRVSIPPRVSLTVGVAGVGKTTLVRHFVRCWARGQVGKGFSRVLPLTFRDLNTYEKLSADRLIHSIFSNTGEAGLAAMAPDRVLLVLDGLDECKTPLEFSNTMACSDPKKEIQVDHLITNIIRGNLFPEISVWITSRPSAAGQIPGGLVDRMTEIRGLTEEEIKVCLEQMFPEEQNLLGQVLSQVQANRALYLMCTVPAFCRLTGLALGHLYRTRLAVQDLELPLPQTLCELYSWYFRMALGGEGQDKGKVSPRIEQVTQGARKMVGTLGRLAFHGLVKKKYVFYEQDMKAFGVDLALLQNTLCSCLLQREETLASSIAYCFIHLSLQEFVAATYYYSASKRAIFDLFTESGMSWPRLGFLAHFRCAAQRATQAKDGRLDVFLRFLSGLLSPRVNTLLAGSLLSQGEHQSYRDQVAEILQGFLHPDAAVCARAINVLYCLSELRHTELACSVEEAMRSGTLAGMTSPSHRTALAYLLQMSDICSPEADFSLCLSQRVLQSLLPQLLYCQSLRLDNNQFQDPVMELLGSVLSGKDCRIQKISLAENQIGNKGAKALARSLLVNRSLVTLDLRSNSIGPPGAKALADALKINRTLTSLSLQSNMIKDDGVMCMAEALVSNQTISMLQLQKNLIGLTGARQMADALKQNRSLKALMFSSNTIGDRGAIALAEALKVNQGLENLDLQSNSISDMGVTVLMRALCSNQTLSSLNLRENSISPEGAQALAQALCRNNTLKRLDLTANLLHDRGAQAIAVAVGENHSLTHLHLQWNFIQAGAARALGQALQLNRTLTTLDLQENAIGDEGASSVAGALKVNTTLTALYLQVASIGSQGAQALGEALAVNRTLEILDLRGNDVGAAGAKALANALKLNSSLRRLNLQENSLGMDGAIFVASALSENHGLHHINLQGNPIGESAARMISEAVKTNAPTCTVEM; this is translated from the exons ATGAGGAAGCAAGAGGTgtggtcagacagacagacatgcctggcctacagagctgGCTCCCCAGCTGAGCAGGTGAAAGCCCTTGTGGAGCTGCTGGCTGGGAAGGACAGTCAGCTGTTACAAGCCTGGGACAAAATGCCAGACTCCCCACTAGGATCCCAAAGCAACG AGGCAAGGATACCGAAGCACTCTGAGGTTCCGCTGAGCAGAGTGGGAAATGACCCAGAACTGGGCAGCCCCTCACACCGGCTGGCCAGCCTCATGCTGGTCGAGGGCCTGACAGACCTGCAGCTAAAGGAGCATGACTTCACACAGGTGGAGGCCACGCGTGGGGTCTGGCGCCCTGCCAGAGCTCTCACCCTGGAcaggctcttcctgcctctgtcccggGTATCCATCCCGCCTCGAGTCTCTCTCACCGTCGGAGTGGCTGGCGTGGGCAAGACCACGCTGGTGAGGCATTTTGTTCGTTGCTGGGCCAGAGGACAGGTGGGCAAGGGCTTCTCACGGGTTCTGCCCTTGACCTTTCGGGATCTCAACACCTATGAGAAACTGTCTGCAGACAGACTCATCCACTCCATCTTCTCAAACACTGGGGAAGCTGGTCTGGCGGCTATGGCCCCAGACAGAGTCCTCCTGGTCCTGGATGGCTTGGATGAGTGTAAGACACCCCTGGAATTCTCCAATACCATGGCCTGCTCAGACCCAAAGAAGGAGATCCAGGTAGACCACCTGATCACTAACATCATCCGAGGCAACCTCTTCCCAGAAATTTCTGTCTGGATCACCTCCCGGCCCAGTGCTGCTGGTCAGATCCCTGGGGGCCTAGTGGACCGGATGACTGAGATTCGGGGCCTAACCGAGGAAGAGATCAAGGTGTGTCTGGAGCAGATGTTCCCTGAGGAGCAGAACCTCTTAGGTCAGGTCCTTAGTCAAGTGCAGGCCAACAGGGCTCTGTATCTGATGTGTACTGTACCAGCCTTTTGTAGGCTCACGGGGCTGGCTCTGGGTCACTTGTACCGCACCAGGCTGGCCGTCCAAGACCTAGAGCTGCCGTTGCCTCAGACCCTATGTGAGCTCTACTCTTGGTACTTTAGGATGGCTCTTGGTGGGGAAGGTCAGGACAAGGGAAAGGTAAGTCCTAGGATTGAGCAGGTGACCCAGGGAGCTCGCAAAATGGTGGGGACATTGGGCCGCCTGGCCTTCCACGGGCTGGTCAAGAAGAAATACGTGTTTTATGAGCAAGACATGAAGGCATTTGGAGTGGACCTCGCTCTGTTGCAGAACACTCTGTGCAGCTGTCTCCTGCAGCGGGAAGAGACCCTGGCCTCCTCCATAGCTTACTGCTTCATTCACCTGTCTCTGCAAGAATTTGTGGCGGCTACATATTACTATAGTGCATCCAAGAGGGCCATCTTTGACCTCTTCACTGAGAGTGGCATGTCCTGGCCCAGACTGGGTTTCCTCGCCCATTTCAGGTGTGCAGCCCAGCGGGCCACACAAGCAAAGGACGGGAGGCTGGACGTGTTCCTGCgcttcctctctggcctcttGTCCCCAAGGGTCAATACTCTACTGGCCGGGTCTCTGTTGTCCCAAGGCGAGCATCAGAGCTACCGGGACCAGGTGGCCGAGATCCTACAAGGCTTCCTCCATCCGGACGCCGCAGTCTGTGCACGTGCCATCAATGTCTTGTACTGCCTGAGCGAGCTGCGTCACACGGAACTGGCCTGCAGTGTGGAGGAGGCCATGCGGAGTGGGACCTTGGCTGGAATGACCAGCCCCTCACACCGCACTGCTCTGGCCTACCTCCTGCAGATGTCTGATATCTGCTCCCCGGAGGCTGACTTCTCGCTGTGCCTCAGCCAGCGTGTCCTCCAGAGCCTGTTGCCCCAGCTGCTCTACTGTCAGAGCCTCAG GCTGGACAACAACCAGTTCCAGGACCCTGTGATGGAGTTGCTGGGCAGTGTGCTGAGTGGGAAGGACTGTCGCATTCAAAAGATCAG CCTGGCTGAGAATCAGATCGGTAACAAAGGAGCCAAAGCCCTGGCCAGATCCCTCCTGGTTAACAGAAGCCTCGTCACACTCGA CCTCCGGAGTAACAGCATTGGACCACCAGGGGCTAAGGCTCTGGCCGATGCTCTGAAGATAAACCGAACGCTAACTTCTCTAAG CCTCCAAAGCAACATGATCAAGGATGATGGCGTCATGTGCATGGCTGAGGCCCTGGTCTCCAACCAGACCATCTCCATGCTACA GCTACAGAAGAACCTAATTGGGCTCACAGGAGCCCGGCAGATGGCAGATGCCTTGAAGCAGAACAGGAGCCTGAAAGCACTCAT GTTTTCCAGTAATACCATTGGCGACAGAGGTGCCATAGCCCTGGCTGAGGCCCTCAAGGTGAACCAGGGCCTGGAGAACTTAGA CCTACAGAGCAATTCCATCAGTGACATGGGAGTGACGGTGCTGATGCGAGCCCTCTGCAGTAACCAGACACTCTCCAGTCTCAA CCTACGAGAAAACTCCATCAGCCCAGAGGGAGCCCAGGCCCTCGCTCAAGCTCTCTGCAGGAACAACACTCTGAAGCGCTTGGA CCTGACAGCTAATCTCCTCCATGACCGAGGTGCCCAGGCCATTGCAGTAGCTGTGGGAGAAAACCACTCTCTCACACACCTTCA CCTGCAGTGGAACTTCATCCAGGCTGGTGCAGCCAGGGCCCTGGGACAAGCACTCCAGCTGAACAGGACCCTGACAACCTTAGA CTTACAGGAGAATGCCATAGGGGATGAAGGAGCTTCCTCAGTGGCTGGCGCACTGAAGGTCAACACAACCCTCACTGCTCTCTA CCTACAGGTGGCCTCCATTGGTAGCCAGGGGGCCCAGGCACTTGGGGAGGCCCTCGCTGTGAACAGAACCTTGGAGATTCTTGA CTTACGAGGAAACGACGTTGGGGCAGCTGGAGCCAAGGCCTTGGCAAATGCTTTGAAGTTAAACTCCAGTCTCCGAAGACTCAA TCTCCAGGAGAACTCGCTGGGGATGGATGGGGCCATATTTGTTGCCTCTGCGCTGTCTGAGAACCACGGCCTGCACCATATTAA TCTCCAGGGGAATCCCATTGGGGAATCTGCTGCCAGGATGATCTCAGAGGCTGTCAAGACAAATGCTCCCACTTGCACTGTGGAGATGTAA